Proteins encoded within one genomic window of Neorhizobium galegae bv. orientalis str. HAMBI 540:
- a CDS encoding mandelate racemase family protein — protein sequence MKIIDASVRTFWYTTHEETDSDGHAHPGPARRVKKALLTLTCEDGTSGHAFGSPEQLRPHLLERFIRPVVLDQDALARERLWQDLAHWQRGSGGQLSDRTLAIVDCALWDLAGHLLKAPVYKIIGSYRDKVPAYGSIMCGDELEGGLATPEDYGGFAEKLVARGYQAIKLHTWMPPVRWSPNIEMDLKACSAVREAVGPKFPLMLDAYHWYSREEAYELGKGLEALNFTWIEEVMDEQSMSSYAWLTQELKIPVIGPESMGGKYKHRAEWIKAGACDILRTGVEDVGGITPALKTMHLAESFGMNCEVHGHGAENLAISAATKNCRWYERGLLHPFLDYDACPEYLNRIPDPMDEEGFVWLSQEPGLGEDINFEYIDANLAE from the coding sequence ATGAAGATCATCGACGCCAGCGTGCGGACATTCTGGTACACGACACACGAGGAGACCGACAGCGATGGCCATGCCCATCCCGGCCCGGCGCGCCGTGTCAAGAAGGCCCTGCTCACGCTGACCTGCGAAGACGGCACGAGCGGCCATGCATTCGGTAGCCCGGAACAGCTTCGCCCCCACCTGCTCGAACGGTTCATCCGTCCTGTTGTCCTGGACCAGGATGCGCTGGCGCGTGAAAGGCTATGGCAGGACCTGGCCCACTGGCAGCGCGGTAGCGGCGGTCAACTCAGCGACCGCACGCTAGCGATCGTCGACTGCGCCCTCTGGGACCTCGCCGGACATCTTCTCAAGGCCCCGGTCTACAAGATCATCGGTTCCTACCGGGACAAGGTGCCGGCCTATGGTTCGATCATGTGCGGCGACGAGCTTGAAGGCGGCCTCGCTACACCGGAAGATTATGGCGGGTTTGCAGAAAAGCTGGTCGCCCGCGGTTACCAGGCAATCAAGCTGCATACCTGGATGCCACCGGTCCGCTGGTCGCCGAACATCGAGATGGATCTGAAGGCCTGCTCCGCGGTACGCGAAGCCGTCGGCCCGAAATTTCCTCTGATGCTGGACGCCTATCACTGGTATTCGCGCGAGGAAGCTTACGAACTCGGCAAGGGCCTGGAGGCGTTGAACTTCACCTGGATCGAAGAGGTGATGGACGAACAGTCCATGTCCTCCTACGCCTGGCTCACGCAGGAACTGAAAATACCGGTCATCGGCCCGGAGTCGATGGGCGGCAAGTACAAGCACCGCGCCGAATGGATCAAGGCGGGCGCTTGCGATATTCTGCGGACAGGTGTCGAGGATGTCGGCGGCATCACGCCGGCGCTGAAGACCATGCACCTTGCAGAAAGTTTCGGCATGAACTGCGAAGTGCACGGCCACGGCGCTGAAAACCTCGCCATTTCGGCCGCAACCAAGAACTGCCGCTGGTACGAGCGCGGCCTGCTTCACCCGTTCCTCGACTACGACGCCTGCCCCGAATACCTGAACAGGATCCCGGACCCCATGGACGAAGAGGGATTTGTCTGGCTCTCGCAGGAACCCGGCCTCGGCGAGGACATCAACTTCGAATACATCGACGCCAACCTGGCGGAGTAA
- a CDS encoding ABC transporter permease translates to MTVPVVASAKPATRTSVARDVVWLLWQDKLAFGSAILLLLVLLCTILGPWLLTDQARAVNLLARNAKPFSLDKGWLFILGADALGRSLLARIIVASQNTMLIAASAVVISTVIGGLLGLVAGYKGGWVSATLLRLADAIMSFPSMLLAVIVLFVFSPGVSNVILVLAVSRIPIFLRTVRAEVLELKERMFVTAALAMGAKTDRILLRHIAPMVMPTVINLAALEMAFVMLVESGLSFLGIGIQPPQVTWGLMVADGRNYLGSAWWLSFWPGLAIMAVTMALNLLSNWLRIVTDPVERWRFQTSAGAK, encoded by the coding sequence ATGACCGTCCCAGTCGTCGCCTCGGCAAAGCCGGCAACCAGAACATCCGTCGCCCGCGACGTCGTCTGGCTCCTCTGGCAGGACAAGCTTGCCTTCGGTTCCGCCATCCTGCTGCTGCTCGTTCTGCTCTGCACCATCCTCGGCCCCTGGCTGCTGACGGATCAGGCGCGCGCCGTGAACCTTCTGGCGCGCAACGCCAAACCTTTCTCGCTTGATAAGGGCTGGCTGTTCATCCTCGGCGCCGATGCGCTTGGGCGCAGCCTTCTAGCCCGCATCATCGTCGCCAGCCAGAACACGATGCTGATCGCAGCCAGCGCCGTGGTCATCTCCACCGTCATCGGCGGTCTTCTCGGGCTCGTCGCGGGCTATAAAGGCGGCTGGGTCAGCGCGACGCTCCTGCGCCTTGCCGATGCGATTATGAGCTTTCCCTCGATGCTGCTGGCGGTGATCGTACTCTTCGTCTTCTCTCCCGGGGTCAGCAACGTCATCCTCGTGCTTGCCGTCTCCCGCATTCCGATCTTCCTGCGCACCGTTCGTGCCGAAGTGCTCGAGCTCAAGGAGCGGATGTTCGTCACGGCCGCCCTGGCGATGGGCGCGAAGACGGATCGCATTCTGCTGCGCCATATCGCACCGATGGTCATGCCGACGGTAATCAATCTGGCGGCGCTCGAAATGGCTTTCGTCATGCTGGTAGAATCGGGGCTGAGCTTCCTCGGTATCGGCATCCAGCCGCCCCAAGTCACCTGGGGGCTGATGGTCGCAGATGGCCGTAACTATCTCGGTTCGGCGTGGTGGCTGTCCTTCTGGCCGGGTTTGGCGATCATGGCGGTAACAATGGCATTGAACCTCCTTTCCAACTGGCTGCGCATCGTTACCGATCCGGTCGAGCGCTGGCGTTTCCAAACATCCGCAGGTGCAAAATGA
- a CDS encoding sensor histidine kinase has product MQEWAKRATHLFLVIHELATISLKYGALSVDTGTSEVSVTVTNNDIEIVWTEQGGPDVVPPDGSAVMEAGSTRRFGTTFGVTRSFDWCGHSISLVDTAPINYGTTSALCINQYVVALEEANAVRIPSRA; this is encoded by the coding sequence GTGCAGGAGTGGGCAAAACGTGCCACTCACCTTTTTCTGGTGATCCATGAACTCGCAACGATTTCGTTGAAGTACGGCGCGCTATCCGTCGATACCGGAACCTCGGAGGTCTCCGTTACCGTGACAAATAACGACATCGAGATTGTGTGGACGGAACAGGGTGGGCCAGATGTGGTTCCGCCGGACGGATCGGCGGTTATGGAAGCAGGCTCGACCAGGCGGTTTGGTACAACCTTCGGTGTTACCAGGTCGTTCGATTGGTGCGGCCACTCGATCAGTCTCGTCGATACAGCGCCGATCAATTACGGTACAACCAGTGCGTTGTGCATAAATCAATATGTTGTTGCTTTAGAAGAGGCGAACGCGGTTCGTATCCCTTCACGAGCCTGA
- a CDS encoding RraA family protein: MIIAEHPSAEQVSSALVAEYLGVATSIISDNLSRLPGATGILPYHKGGHMIGTALTVKTRAGDNLAIHAALKIARAGDIVVVDGGGDISQALIGEIILTHAESLGVAGFIIDGAIRDLAAIRASDLPCYARGVTHKGPYKFGPGALNVSVSIGGLVINPGDLIVGDEDGIVALAPAVAAQLLPGIRAQEENERVKIARFKEARLQLQG, from the coding sequence ATGATCATTGCAGAACACCCGTCGGCGGAGCAGGTCTCCTCGGCCCTTGTCGCGGAATATCTGGGCGTTGCGACATCCATCATCAGCGACAACCTGTCTCGGTTGCCCGGCGCGACCGGCATCCTGCCTTACCACAAGGGCGGCCATATGATCGGTACGGCGTTGACCGTTAAAACGCGGGCAGGTGACAACCTGGCGATCCACGCAGCGCTCAAGATCGCGCGGGCGGGCGATATCGTCGTCGTTGACGGCGGAGGAGATATCAGCCAGGCGCTGATCGGCGAAATCATCCTGACACATGCGGAATCCCTTGGCGTGGCCGGTTTCATCATCGATGGAGCGATCCGCGACCTAGCGGCGATCCGCGCGTCGGATCTGCCCTGTTATGCCCGCGGCGTAACCCACAAAGGCCCATACAAGTTCGGACCCGGCGCCCTCAATGTCTCGGTCTCGATTGGAGGTCTTGTTATCAATCCGGGTGATCTGATCGTCGGCGATGAGGATGGGATCGTAGCCCTCGCACCCGCTGTGGCTGCGCAACTTCTCCCGGGCATTCGGGCCCAAGAGGAAAATGAACGGGTCAAGATCGCAAGGTTCAAGGAGGCGCGACTACAGCTACAGGGCTGA
- a CDS encoding ABC transporter ATP-binding protein, producing the protein MSQQALLEIRNLSIDFPNRTGIVHAVNDVSWSINPGETLAILGESGSGKSVSASAVLDLVDSPPAVIAGGQILYRGQDLLRASKEERRAINGKKISMIFQDPLAALNPVYPVGWQIAETLRVHGVDKATAHARVIDLLARVGIEEPERRARQYPHQFSGGQRQRIMIASAIALEPDLLIADEPTSALDVTVQAQVLALLKKLQSESGMGMVLITHDLSVVEKVADRVVVMQDGRIVESGTSQQIMTLPQHPYTRKLLDAMPGRHGFDAAQEAAIHGRTLLEVDNVSRIYGIRPGKAAEAGPNAIRAVNEASFVLKSGETLGIVGESGSGKSTLARMLLGLDKPTIGEIRFDGQDLNAMSAAETFKVRRRMQFVFQDPTASLNPRMTISQIIAEPWAIHADVLPRKDWRGRVIELLERVGLKADHIDRYPHQFSGGQRQRVAIARSLALNPEVIVCDEAVSALDVSIQAQVIDLLKQLRGELGLSYIFIAHDLALVRDFATDVVVMYRGRIVEKGKTADVYNNPQNDYTKRLLSASTAHLPTAA; encoded by the coding sequence ATGAGCCAGCAGGCCCTCCTCGAAATCAGGAACCTCAGCATAGACTTTCCGAACCGCACGGGCATCGTACATGCCGTGAACGATGTCAGTTGGTCGATCAATCCCGGCGAGACGCTTGCCATCCTCGGCGAAAGCGGCTCCGGCAAGAGCGTCAGCGCTTCCGCGGTGCTGGATCTCGTGGACAGTCCTCCGGCAGTGATTGCCGGCGGGCAAATTCTCTACCGTGGCCAGGATCTCCTGAGGGCCTCGAAGGAGGAGCGCCGTGCCATCAACGGCAAGAAGATCTCGATGATCTTTCAGGATCCGCTGGCGGCCCTCAATCCCGTCTATCCGGTGGGCTGGCAGATCGCTGAAACCCTGCGCGTTCATGGCGTTGACAAGGCGACCGCCCATGCGCGCGTCATCGATCTTCTCGCTCGCGTCGGTATCGAGGAACCGGAACGCCGCGCCAGACAATACCCCCACCAGTTTTCCGGTGGCCAGCGCCAGCGCATCATGATCGCCTCGGCAATTGCGCTCGAGCCTGATCTATTGATCGCCGACGAGCCGACAAGCGCCCTCGACGTGACGGTGCAGGCGCAAGTACTGGCTTTGTTGAAGAAGCTGCAGTCCGAAAGCGGGATGGGCATGGTGCTGATCACCCACGACCTGAGCGTCGTGGAAAAGGTCGCCGACCGCGTCGTGGTCATGCAGGATGGACGGATCGTTGAATCCGGAACATCGCAACAGATCATGACATTGCCACAGCACCCCTATACGCGAAAACTGCTCGACGCGATGCCGGGACGTCACGGCTTCGATGCAGCGCAGGAGGCGGCGATTCATGGCCGCACGCTCCTCGAAGTCGACAACGTATCGCGCATCTACGGCATCCGGCCCGGCAAGGCGGCAGAGGCCGGCCCAAACGCGATCCGGGCGGTGAACGAAGCAAGCTTCGTCCTTAAAAGCGGAGAAACGCTTGGGATCGTCGGGGAATCCGGTTCCGGAAAATCGACCCTCGCCCGGATGCTGCTCGGCCTCGACAAGCCGACCATCGGCGAGATCCGCTTCGACGGCCAGGATCTCAACGCTATGAGTGCCGCAGAAACGTTCAAGGTTCGCCGGCGCATGCAGTTCGTGTTCCAGGATCCGACCGCGTCCCTCAACCCCCGCATGACAATCAGCCAGATCATCGCCGAGCCTTGGGCCATCCATGCGGATGTCCTGCCGCGCAAGGATTGGCGCGGCAGGGTCATTGAATTGCTGGAGCGCGTCGGGTTGAAAGCCGACCACATCGACCGCTATCCGCATCAGTTTTCCGGCGGGCAGCGGCAGCGCGTTGCCATCGCCCGTTCGCTCGCGCTCAATCCGGAAGTCATCGTCTGCGACGAGGCCGTGTCGGCTCTCGACGTGTCGATCCAAGCCCAGGTCATCGACCTTCTCAAGCAACTGCGCGGCGAACTTGGCCTATCCTACATCTTCATCGCCCACGACCTGGCGCTGGTGCGCGATTTCGCAACTGATGTCGTGGTCATGTATCGCGGCCGGATCGTCGAAAAGGGCAAGACGGCGGACGTCTATAATAATCCGCAAAACGACTATACCAAGCGGCTTTTGTCTGCGAGCACGGCGCATCTTCCGACTGCGGCATGA
- a CDS encoding ABC transporter substrate-binding protein, translating into MNFWKTLILAASAALTIPSGIAWAQTKNSVTIVLPAGPDRLDPCETPRSVIGRIIKQNVVETLVELDYGNGKILPRLAESWEQPSPNEWVFKLRKGVKFHDGAPFDAKSVVYSVERTNDPKLTCIARTKYLDGTSIVASVIDDNTVKFTTKTPVPILPTLLAQLAISSPNTPKGEYTNKPVGTGPYRFEGWAQGASVVIVRDDSYWGAKPAIEKATYVWRGESSVAAAMVETGEADLAFSIAPQDATNKATDKVYPNSDTSMFRLSVDVPPLNDARVRKAINLAIDRNAFLGSVISSEAQLAMQQVGPSVLGFNPKLKPWPYDPTQAKKLLAEAKADGVDVTREIRMVGRAGMFANSNEFVEAAAEMLRQIGLNIKLDNLEMSQWLQVANKPFAADRQPNIFLTMHDNNSGDAAFTAFFKYHSNGRQSELHDPELDALIDKAGTEQGDKRVADYQEVFRRIYEDKVADVPLFHMVNFMRVGKRIDFSPTIANAVELQLASLKLK; encoded by the coding sequence GTGAATTTCTGGAAAACACTTATACTGGCCGCGTCTGCGGCGCTCACTATTCCGTCCGGCATTGCATGGGCGCAGACCAAGAATTCCGTTACCATCGTTCTGCCCGCCGGACCGGATCGGCTCGATCCGTGCGAAACGCCACGATCGGTGATCGGCCGCATCATCAAGCAAAATGTGGTCGAGACACTGGTGGAACTCGACTATGGCAATGGCAAGATTCTGCCGCGACTGGCAGAAAGCTGGGAACAGCCATCGCCGAACGAGTGGGTGTTCAAACTCCGCAAGGGCGTCAAATTCCATGATGGCGCACCTTTCGACGCGAAGTCTGTGGTCTATTCGGTCGAGCGCACGAACGACCCGAAGCTTACCTGCATTGCTCGCACTAAATATCTCGACGGCACGAGCATCGTCGCTTCGGTCATCGATGACAACACGGTGAAGTTCACCACGAAAACCCCGGTGCCGATCCTCCCGACGCTGCTGGCGCAATTGGCGATTTCCTCGCCGAATACGCCCAAAGGCGAATATACCAACAAACCGGTCGGCACAGGCCCATATAGGTTCGAAGGCTGGGCGCAGGGTGCCAGCGTCGTCATTGTGCGTGACGACAGTTATTGGGGTGCCAAGCCCGCCATCGAAAAGGCGACCTACGTCTGGCGCGGCGAATCCTCGGTCGCGGCCGCAATGGTCGAAACGGGCGAAGCTGACCTGGCTTTCTCGATCGCGCCTCAGGATGCGACCAACAAGGCGACGGACAAGGTCTACCCGAATTCCGACACGTCCATGTTTCGCCTTTCCGTCGACGTGCCGCCGCTCAATGACGCGCGCGTCCGAAAAGCGATCAACCTTGCGATCGACCGCAATGCCTTCCTCGGCAGTGTGATCAGTTCCGAAGCCCAGCTTGCAATGCAGCAGGTCGGCCCAAGCGTTCTTGGCTTCAATCCGAAACTGAAGCCCTGGCCATACGATCCGACTCAGGCAAAGAAACTTCTTGCAGAGGCAAAGGCGGATGGCGTCGACGTGACGCGGGAAATCCGGATGGTCGGCCGGGCGGGTATGTTCGCTAATTCCAACGAATTTGTCGAAGCCGCTGCCGAAATGCTGCGGCAGATAGGCCTCAACATCAAGCTCGACAATCTTGAAATGTCACAGTGGCTGCAGGTGGCAAACAAGCCATTTGCCGCGGATCGTCAGCCGAACATATTCCTGACCATGCACGACAACAATAGTGGCGACGCTGCGTTCACGGCCTTCTTCAAGTATCATTCCAATGGCCGTCAGAGCGAGCTGCACGATCCGGAACTCGACGCTCTCATCGACAAGGCAGGCACGGAACAGGGTGACAAGCGCGTCGCTGACTATCAGGAAGTTTTCCGTCGCATCTACGAGGACAAGGTCGCCGATGTGCCGCTGTTCCACATGGTCAACTTCATGCGGGTCGGCAAGCGGATTGATTTCTCTCCGACGATCGCCAACGCAGTCGAGCTGCAACTGGCAAGCCTCAAGCTGAAATAG
- a CDS encoding ABC transporter permease has translation MGSFIYKRSLQSLLSLIGLIVLVFFLARITGSPVDLYLPQGASQEIRNQFNEQFGFNDPLYIQFGRFIWGLVHLDMGQSLQFSRPATEIVLQAFPTTLMLAAVTMPLVIVIAVVTGSLAAFKPGGIFDRLASFISLLGASTPNFWVAIVGVLVFAVTLRVLPTSGTGTPLHWVLPVAVLALRPAGVLVQVVRTSMLTALSSAYIKTARAKGVGSRAIVFVHALRNGLLPVITVASDQTAGIVNGAVIVETVFGFPGIGKLMIDSVMQRDFAVIQAAVLVTALAVFIINILVDITYAIVDPRIRYN, from the coding sequence TTGGGTTCGTTCATCTATAAGCGTTCGCTGCAAAGCCTGCTTTCGCTCATCGGGCTTATCGTGCTGGTGTTTTTCCTGGCGCGTATTACAGGCTCTCCGGTTGATCTCTATCTGCCGCAGGGCGCCTCGCAGGAAATCCGCAACCAGTTCAACGAGCAGTTCGGTTTCAACGACCCGCTCTACATCCAGTTCGGTCGCTTCATCTGGGGGCTTGTCCATCTCGACATGGGGCAGTCGCTGCAATTTTCGCGGCCGGCGACCGAGATCGTGCTGCAGGCATTTCCGACGACGCTGATGCTCGCGGCGGTGACCATGCCGCTGGTTATCGTGATTGCGGTGGTGACCGGTTCGCTCGCGGCATTCAAGCCCGGCGGCATATTCGACCGGCTCGCCAGCTTCATCTCGCTGCTGGGCGCCAGCACTCCCAACTTCTGGGTGGCGATCGTCGGCGTCCTCGTATTTGCGGTGACCTTGCGCGTGCTTCCGACATCCGGCACCGGAACGCCCCTGCATTGGGTATTGCCCGTCGCTGTGCTGGCCTTGCGGCCCGCCGGGGTCCTCGTGCAGGTGGTGCGCACCTCCATGTTGACCGCGTTGTCGTCGGCCTACATCAAGACGGCCCGCGCCAAGGGGGTCGGCTCGCGCGCCATCGTGTTCGTCCATGCACTCAGAAACGGGCTTCTTCCGGTCATCACCGTCGCAAGCGACCAGACGGCCGGCATCGTCAACGGCGCAGTGATCGTCGAGACCGTGTTCGGTTTTCCGGGCATCGGCAAGCTTATGATCGATTCCGTCATGCAGCGCGATTTCGCCGTCATCCAGGCTGCCGTTCTGGTGACTGCGCTTGCAGTCTTCATCATCAACATTCTCGTGGACATCACCTATGCCATCGTCGATCCGCGCATCCGGTACAACTGA
- a CDS encoding FadR/GntR family transcriptional regulator produces the protein MRDLIGQDVDSELAVLVGQSLVDQIATSLRRDVERGTVKPGDKLPSENELTRLHSVSRAVIREAVAVLRSEGILEARRGVGVFVTDAEQQGVPFSGLSLERISSVIELLELRAACETEAAALAAGRRSPAQLETILNLHRKVGENLENGLSTRDADFALHMAIAEATQNRRFPELLRLIKPGIIMSRDLQQGRGQPGTLTPNLHLQEEHAKIVHAIFAGKAAEAREAMRAHLEGSLSRYKMLLIERVSPPGPTHSELGG, from the coding sequence ATGAGAGATTTGATCGGACAGGATGTTGATAGCGAACTGGCCGTCCTTGTCGGCCAATCGCTCGTCGATCAGATCGCAACAAGCTTGCGGCGTGACGTCGAGCGCGGAACGGTCAAGCCGGGAGACAAGCTGCCGAGCGAGAACGAATTGACGCGCCTTCATTCGGTCAGCCGCGCGGTGATACGCGAGGCGGTAGCGGTACTGCGCTCCGAAGGGATACTTGAGGCGCGCCGGGGCGTCGGCGTCTTTGTAACGGATGCCGAACAGCAAGGGGTGCCGTTCAGTGGCCTGTCACTTGAGCGAATCTCCTCTGTGATCGAGCTTCTGGAACTGCGGGCCGCTTGCGAGACGGAAGCCGCGGCGCTTGCGGCGGGGCGACGTTCGCCAGCCCAACTGGAAACCATCCTCAATCTGCATCGCAAGGTGGGCGAGAACCTGGAAAATGGCCTTTCGACCCGCGATGCCGATTTCGCTCTTCACATGGCAATCGCCGAGGCAACACAAAACCGCAGGTTTCCGGAACTCCTGCGCCTCATCAAGCCCGGCATCATCATGAGCCGCGATCTGCAGCAAGGACGGGGGCAACCCGGCACGCTGACGCCCAACCTGCATCTGCAGGAAGAACATGCAAAGATCGTCCATGCGATCTTTGCAGGCAAGGCTGCCGAAGCGAGGGAGGCTATGCGCGCCCATCTCGAAGGCAGCCTCAGCCGCTATAAGATGCTGCTGATCGAGCGTGTTTCTCCGCCCGGACCGACGCATTCGGAACTGGGTGGTTAG
- a CDS encoding LysR family transcriptional regulator, with protein MFTLKQLEALYWVATLGSFEAAASYLNLTQSTISKRIAELEAGFASPLFDRTLRQSVLTPQGNDVRDIAEQMLRLHDRLKLTARSVSTPLKFRLGVSDLVAISLLPELLATIVERYPGISLEPEIDLTKGLLERLNDRKIDFVICPRLLQHPQFINRRLGEIELVWMCSPKINNSDRVLTNDELLKYPLLIQSAGSILRPILHDVIDNPKLPFTKTISCNNMAALAELATFGLGITILPKAFFSKYIADGRLRILDTELKLPNLEYFITYRNDYHSVFFEEIAQLSMELVVNTALGEDHTISNEEGIV; from the coding sequence ATGTTCACGCTAAAACAATTGGAAGCGCTGTATTGGGTGGCGACCTTAGGAAGCTTCGAGGCCGCCGCGTCCTACCTCAATCTCACGCAGTCGACGATCTCTAAGCGCATTGCGGAACTGGAGGCTGGGTTCGCCTCGCCGCTTTTTGACCGGACACTTCGGCAATCGGTGCTGACTCCACAGGGCAACGACGTCAGGGACATCGCAGAACAGATGCTGCGCCTGCACGATCGCCTGAAACTGACGGCGCGTTCTGTCTCGACGCCGCTGAAGTTTCGGCTGGGCGTCAGCGATCTTGTGGCGATCTCCTTGCTTCCGGAGCTTCTGGCGACGATCGTGGAGCGATATCCCGGCATTTCGCTGGAACCGGAGATCGACCTGACAAAGGGGCTGCTGGAACGCCTGAACGATCGTAAGATCGATTTCGTCATCTGTCCGCGCCTGTTGCAGCATCCTCAATTCATCAACAGGCGCCTGGGCGAAATCGAATTGGTCTGGATGTGCAGCCCCAAGATCAACAACAGCGACCGGGTTCTGACGAACGACGAGCTTCTGAAATATCCGCTGCTGATCCAGTCTGCCGGCTCGATCCTGCGCCCCATCCTTCACGACGTTATCGACAATCCAAAACTACCTTTCACCAAAACCATATCGTGTAACAATATGGCGGCTTTGGCCGAGCTTGCCACTTTCGGTCTCGGTATCACCATCCTGCCAAAAGCATTTTTCAGCAAATACATCGCGGATGGGCGGCTTCGCATTTTAGATACGGAGCTGAAGCTTCCCAATCTCGAATATTTCATCACCTATCGTAACGACTACCACAGCGTATTTTTCGAGGAGATCGCTCAGCTCAGCATGGAATTGGTCGTCAACACCGCATTGGGAGAAGATCACACCATATCAAATGAAGAGGGTATCGTTTGA